In Coccidioides posadasii str. Silveira chromosome 4, complete sequence, one genomic interval encodes:
- a CDS encoding uncharacterized protein (EggNog:ENOG410PHZ9~COG:S~TransMembrane:1 (o389-413i)~BUSCO:3083at33183): MSLPKPPVRLEGHCSIVFDNTLYVYTPTTFLSLPLKRNSSWKKLPMGEPVKGATCVKGSVDGNPNNLGFYVVGGKSSSPDYFGLQRYSFAARKWETIFPVTNDVQNRIDHAAIYLNASASLLVYAGSQVGDNNPSTQSFVISVTPPYNVQSYNSYVPPAFRPMLLSWSEDKAVMIGGSPQNTKVFAFSVTEGWHDTGAALPNPLPDNPSVQCAMVFGADGSRILEIFDMGISPNLVTKYAMLMPGGTPAPPGQQVGADNSNARSKSAIKNQKRDVTLDRYPPYDNTFAPTTTRSGFSLAQDANGLVVISGGSEQDSLVIFDQSRNRWVDTSKFFVGTTTSVKSTSTPTPSSTLDLSTQIVLTASSSPTSSETSSDVLSNNNHDSGRRTLTIIGATLGALLGVAALLIILLLLLGWRKRRNKCSHNGNATNRSNDGDNFDFQDQGMEPLTRNVQPMGRGPVPSTDSWAIVTGQVYGSIAKQSPTAFNELVSEKGRSPLRNVETNSPERLSAVSQPAMTGPFDDDQRQDRHTDEGWSKYFQANQHTNRPSDHSVRSTVSSQESKSDYRDSSWPHASAEVPALSIGTVGHPQPLGKVASGSPSTEHAPDFGTHVAQHGLTAKISSGDSISVASDDDQDDRINMSGSYLPHGDPNMPFGAFKEERVASSTYSASLYQPNDSNSFVASSGEQERPLTRWPHESQGSKFSEQRTPRAQLSSDISWLNLGKNR, translated from the coding sequence ATGTCGCTCCCAAAGCCCCCTGTTCGCCTGGAAGGGCATTGCTCCATCGTTTTCGATAATACGCTCTATGTCTATACTCCTACGACATTTCTGTCTCTACCGCTAAAGCGAAATTCTAGTTGGAAGAAGCTTCCAATGGGCGAGCCCGTGAAGGGCGCGACCTGCGTAAAGGGAAGTGTTGATGGCAACCCAAACAACCTCGGTTTCTACGTTGTTGGCGGGAAGAGTAGTTCTCCAGACTACTTTGGACTGCAGCGGTATTCCTTTGCGGCTCGAAAGTGGGAAACCATCTTTCCAGTTACAAACGATGTTCAGAATCGTATAGACCATGCCGCGATTTATCTCAATGCCTCTGCCTCTCTTCTCGTATATGCAGGCTCGCAAGTCGGAGACAATAACCCCTCAACTCAGTCTTTCGTGATTTCTGTCACACCTCCATATAATGTGCAGTCCTATAATTCTTACGTTCCCCCTGCCTTTCGTCCGATGTTATTATCTTGGAGCGAGGATAAGGCAGTTATGATCGGTGGCTCCCCACAGAATACAAAAGTATTTGCGTTCAGCGTTACAGAAGGGTGGCATGACACAGGCGCTGCCCTACCAAATCCACTGCCTGATAATCCCAGTGTGCAGTGTGCGATGGTTTTTGGTGCCGACGGGAGCAGAATCCTGGAAATCTTTGATATGGGTATCTCCCCAAACTTGGTTACTAAATATGCGATGTTAATGCCAGGAGGTACCCCGGCTCCACCTGGTCAACAAGTTGGGGCGGACAACTCAAACGCCAGAAGCAAATCTGCTATCAAAAACCAAAAACGGGACGTTACTCTTGACAGGTATCCTCCGTATGATAACACTTTCGCTCCCACGACAACTCGTAGTGGGTTTTCGCTTGCTCAGGATGCAAATGGGTTGGTTGTCATATCCGGGGGAAGCGAACAAGATTCACTGGTAATTTTCGATCAATCAAGAAATCGCTGGGTTGACACAAGCAAATTTTTTGTCGGTACGACCACGAGTGTCAAGTCAACAAGCACGCCCACACCATCCAGCACTCTTGATCTGTCGACCCAGATAGTGTTGACTGCATCATCTTCTCCAACATCTTCGGAAACGTCTTCGGATGTGCTGTCGAACAATAACCATGACTCCGGCAGACGAACTCTAACCATAATTGGCGCGACACTCGGAGCCCTTTTGGGTGTGGCGGCGCTTCTTATTATTCTCCTGCTACTTCTTGGATGGAGAAAGCGTAGAAATAAGTGTTCACACAATGGAAATGCTACAAATCGTTCAAACGACGGTGATAATTTTGATTTCCAGGACCAAGGCATGGAACCTTTGACTCGCAACGTTCAACCAATGGGACGAGGCCCCGTTCCATCGACAGACTCATGGGCCATAGTGACCGGTCAGGTGTATGGGAGCATTGCCAAACAGTCACCTACTGCGTTCAATGAGCTGGTTTCTGAGAAAGGCCGGAGTCCATTACGAAATGTCGAAACGAATTCACCTGAAAGATTATCTGCCGTGTCCCAACCGGCTATGACGGGACCTTTCGATGATGATCAGCGGCAGGATCGACACACAGATGAAGGATGGAGCAAATATTTCCAAGCCAACCAACACACCAATAGGCCTAGCGATCATTCTGTGCGGTCGACGGTTTCATCCCAAGAATCCAAGTCAGATTACAGAGATAGTTCATGGCCGCATGCTTCCGCCGAGGTTCCAGCTTTAAGCATTGGAACTGTGGGACACCCACAGCCATTAGGAAAAGTAGCGTCCGGTAGTCCTAGTACTGAACATGCTCCGGATTTTGGAACCCACGTCGCGCAGCATGGTTTAACCGCAAAAATATCTAGCGGCGATTCAATTAGCGTCGCTTCAGATGACGATCAAGATGATAGGATCAACATGTCCGGTTCCTACCTACCACATGGCGACCCGAATATGCCGTTTGGTGCTTTCAAAGAAGAACGAGTGGCAAGCAGTACTTACTCCGCGAGTCTCTACCAACCAAATGACTCGAATTCGTTTGTGGCATCATCCGGGGAACAAGAGCGTCCACTAACGCGGTGGCCGCATGAGTCCCAGGGCTCTAAGTTTTCGGAGCAGCGTACTCCGCGTGCTCAGCTTAGTTCTGATATAAGTTGGCTCAATCTCGGCAAGAACAGATGA